A window of Clostridium sp. 'White wine YQ' contains these coding sequences:
- a CDS encoding AAA family ATPase — protein MERDKIQELLEKIQECKEEISKGIIGQKDIVNGVLIGLFSGGNVLLEGVPGLGKTQLVKTLSKVLNLSFSRIQFTPDLMPADVVGTNIIINEDGKNQFEFQRGPVFTNLLLADEINRATPKTQSALLEAMQEKTVTVANETYKLQEPFMVLATQNPIEMEGTYPLPEAQLDRFLFKLKVNFPTLKELMEIMDITVTNRDIRLNEILTLEDIMEIKSIVKEVPMAEGVKEYALKIILATHPELDESPEYVKKYISVGSSPRGAQGVFIAARVLAFMDGRYNVSFQDIKDVVYPILRHRIILNFEGVSEGITADMVIDKIIEEIKVI, from the coding sequence ATGGAGAGGGACAAGATACAAGAGCTTCTAGAGAAAATACAAGAATGTAAAGAGGAAATATCTAAGGGGATAATAGGTCAAAAGGATATAGTAAATGGGGTTTTAATTGGGCTTTTTTCGGGTGGAAATGTGCTATTAGAAGGGGTTCCCGGGCTAGGAAAAACTCAATTAGTTAAAACCCTTTCTAAAGTATTGAATCTTTCATTCTCAAGAATACAATTTACACCAGATTTAATGCCAGCTGATGTAGTTGGTACCAATATAATTATAAATGAAGATGGAAAAAATCAGTTTGAATTTCAGAGGGGACCAGTATTCACAAACTTACTTTTAGCAGATGAAATTAATAGAGCTACCCCAAAAACTCAGTCGGCACTATTAGAGGCTATGCAGGAAAAAACCGTAACAGTAGCAAATGAAACTTATAAACTTCAAGAGCCTTTTATGGTGCTTGCAACACAAAATCCTATTGAGATGGAAGGAACATATCCACTTCCAGAGGCACAATTAGATAGATTTCTTTTTAAACTTAAAGTTAATTTTCCTACATTAAAAGAGCTTATGGAAATAATGGATATTACAGTTACTAATAGGGACATTAGGTTGAACGAGATACTCACATTAGAGGATATAATGGAAATAAAATCTATAGTAAAGGAAGTACCAATGGCTGAAGGGGTAAAAGAATATGCTCTAAAAATCATATTAGCCACGCATCCAGAATTAGATGAATCACCTGAATACGTTAAGAAGTATATTTCAGTAGGTTCAAGTCCAAGAGGAGCTCAAGGAGTTTTTATTGCAGCGAGGGTTTTAGCTTTTATGGATGGAAGATACAATGTAAGTTTTCAAGATATTAAAGATGTTGTTTATCCAATATTAAGGCACAGAATTATATTGAATTTTGAAGGTGTTTCAGAAGGAATTACTGCTGATATGGTTATAGACAAGATTATAGAAGAAATAAAGGTTATTTAA
- a CDS encoding DUF58 domain-containing protein, with amino-acid sequence MREDLFNEEFFKQLQNLKLILNTPISSGFTGGRRSREKGVSVEFSDYREYSPGDDFRRVDWNAYGRFNKLYLKLFMEEREAIFNIFIDTSKSMDYGVFNKAELALRLSGALSYMILNYNDRVKIHEISEEVKYGKINISGKLGVSKILCALKGMEFRGKSSLIESVKRADILGRGVSILISDFYNMETLRDTLVYLRHKKQEVILIQILSKEELEPSIRGDIKLKNIEDMQENLDISIYGKALSLYKEKLKDFKEEVQRISKKYGVKYIFTSSENSLEKIIFKELAIKGVINRG; translated from the coding sequence ATGAGAGAAGACTTATTTAATGAAGAATTTTTTAAACAACTTCAAAATTTGAAGTTAATCTTAAATACACCTATAAGTTCAGGCTTCACTGGTGGGAGAAGATCTAGGGAAAAAGGAGTTAGCGTAGAGTTTTCAGACTATAGAGAATACTCTCCTGGTGATGATTTTAGAAGAGTTGATTGGAATGCTTATGGAAGATTCAATAAACTTTATTTAAAACTATTTATGGAAGAAAGAGAAGCTATATTCAACATATTTATTGATACAAGTAAGTCAATGGATTATGGAGTATTTAACAAAGCAGAACTTGCCCTAAGGTTATCAGGGGCATTGAGTTACATGATATTAAATTATAATGACAGAGTTAAAATACATGAGATCTCAGAGGAAGTTAAATATGGCAAAATAAATATTTCTGGGAAACTAGGTGTTAGTAAGATATTGTGTGCATTAAAGGGTATGGAGTTTAGAGGAAAATCATCACTCATTGAAAGTGTTAAAAGAGCAGATATTTTGGGTAGAGGAGTCAGCATATTAATATCTGATTTTTATAATATGGAAACTTTGAGGGATACTTTAGTTTATTTAAGACATAAAAAACAGGAAGTTATACTAATTCAAATACTTTCGAAAGAAGAATTGGAACCATCTATAAGGGGAGATATAAAATTAAAAAATATAGAGGATATGCAGGAAAATTTAGATATAAGCATTTATGGTAAAGCTTTAAGTTTATATAAAGAAAAATTAAAAGATTTTAAAGAAGAAGTGCAAAGAATCTCTAAAAAATACGGAGTAAAGTATATATTTACATCTTCAGAAAATTCATTAGAAAAAATTATATTTAAAGAGCTTGCAATCAAAGGTGTAATTAACAGGGGATAG
- a CDS encoding vWA domain-containing protein → MTLGRLWPLVFSLALVGIILLYMLKQKRKNEDVPSLILWKEVYRNIKAKSPWEKLRKNILMILQLIIVALLIFSLLEPITLLGGKEFRNLIIVFDITGSMKAKTQEKSKFQIAQEEMEKLISSTKEGANVTILTSGKYSKVELSNERNKSVILDKIKDLSPEDTTGKIEDSLSLVKSLCNSVEGSEVVFLTDKDFSLEGINGSIINLSSKGNNASVDLVSYKETDKGLSVISKITNRGTYEYKGDFSLYGDDKLLAVKEIDLSKNESKVLTFELESKNVSILKGELSEKDAILEDNTYYTFVRREENQKVLLLSEKNLFIEKALKTVKGIEVSKVDSLQNYNPKDEYDIYIFDGIIPDKLPEKGNIIFINAPSNEYFKVSKEVEGGNGNAKADTPLTDKIKNLKFGVKSINEIQKEGYLKGFLSIKDREAAFYGEKDGRKLIAIPFKLNDSDIVLKPEFPIMIHNFINFLSLGGILSSGEFSSGESVPLNPNIDGGDIKIINPEGKEKSMPIRFPMKEFDETNKVGIYKVTQDIKGEKKEERFGVNFPSSEESDVTEGGSEKGDNKEFKVRGGRNLTEYIVILSLIVLMMEWFIYTKKK, encoded by the coding sequence ATGACCTTGGGAAGATTATGGCCTTTAGTATTTTCCTTAGCTTTAGTAGGAATAATTCTACTTTATATGCTTAAGCAAAAAAGAAAAAATGAAGATGTTCCATCTTTAATATTGTGGAAAGAAGTATATAGAAATATTAAGGCAAAATCCCCTTGGGAAAAGCTAAGAAAGAATATTCTAATGATATTACAACTAATAATTGTGGCATTACTTATTTTTTCTCTTCTTGAACCAATTACACTTTTAGGTGGCAAGGAGTTTAGAAATTTAATTATTGTTTTCGACATAACTGGGAGTATGAAAGCAAAGACTCAAGAAAAATCTAAATTTCAGATAGCACAAGAAGAAATGGAAAAACTAATTTCTTCCACAAAGGAAGGTGCAAATGTAACAATATTAACAAGTGGAAAATATAGCAAAGTTGAACTCTCTAATGAAAGAAATAAAAGTGTAATATTAGATAAAATTAAGGATCTATCACCAGAAGATACAACAGGGAAAATAGAAGATTCCCTCTCATTGGTTAAAAGCTTATGCAATTCTGTAGAGGGTAGTGAGGTTGTATTTTTAACGGATAAGGATTTTTCACTTGAAGGAATAAATGGGAGTATTATTAATTTATCCTCAAAGGGTAATAATGCATCAGTGGATTTAGTTAGTTATAAGGAAACTGATAAGGGATTATCAGTGATTTCAAAGATTACAAATAGGGGAACTTACGAGTATAAAGGTGATTTCTCATTGTATGGAGATGATAAATTATTAGCAGTAAAAGAGATAGATCTTTCTAAGAATGAAAGTAAGGTGCTAACTTTTGAATTAGAAAGTAAGAATGTAAGCATTTTAAAAGGGGAATTATCTGAAAAGGATGCAATATTAGAAGATAACACTTATTACACATTTGTAAGAAGGGAAGAAAATCAAAAAGTTTTATTGTTATCAGAGAAAAATTTATTTATAGAAAAAGCATTGAAGACAGTTAAAGGAATCGAGGTATCAAAGGTAGATTCGCTTCAGAATTATAACCCAAAGGATGAATATGATATATATATATTTGATGGAATAATTCCGGATAAACTGCCGGAGAAAGGAAATATAATATTTATTAATGCTCCTTCAAATGAGTATTTTAAAGTTTCTAAGGAAGTAGAAGGCGGAAATGGAAATGCAAAAGCAGATACTCCATTAACGGATAAAATTAAGAACTTAAAGTTTGGGGTAAAGAGTATAAATGAGATACAGAAGGAAGGATATTTAAAAGGATTTTTATCTATAAAGGATAGAGAAGCAGCCTTTTATGGAGAAAAAGATGGAAGAAAGTTAATAGCTATTCCCTTTAAGTTAAATGATAGTGATATTGTTCTTAAACCAGAGTTCCCTATCATGATTCATAATTTTATTAACTTTTTAAGCTTAGGGGGAATATTAAGTTCAGGAGAATTTTCTTCTGGGGAAAGTGTTCCTTTAAATCCTAATATTGATGGAGGAGATATTAAAATAATAAATCCTGAAGGAAAAGAGAAAAGTATGCCAATTAGATTTCCTATGAAAGAGTTTGATGAAACCAATAAAGTTGGTATATATAAAGTTACTCAGGATATTAAAGGTGAGAAGAAAGAGGAAAGGTTTGGAGTTAATTTTCCTTCAAGTGAGGAATCTGATGTAACAGAAGGTGGAAGTGAAAAGGGAGATAATAAAGAATTTAAAGTTAGAGGAGGAAGAAATCTAACTGAATATATAGTTATACTTTCTTTAATTGTTCTAATGATGGAATGGTTTATTTATACCAAAAAGAAATAG
- a CDS encoding VWA domain-containing protein: protein MSIEVLRPIYLILIPILMIFIIYLGKSIIEDKKRKRLIIIIRCIIAILLTLSLVNVTVNKITKDTSTIFLLDLSHSNEEFKETGQDFIKKTLKEMGTSDYAGVVVFGQDAKVEKFVSKSKTINTIESKPIASATNIENAINTGISLFPSDKAKRFVLITDGEENIGKLEKTIPSLNEQNIDMKVYKVEKSFKKEVYVDNLKLPDKINIGDEFSIGVGIYSNIQTKTKVYLYEGSTLKAQSEVSITKGMNNFTFKDIQKSGGVKNYKVVIDPAEDTEVKNNEYIGYTNVLTKERIFIAEGKKGQGDNIANILSSLGYSYDRGSGKELPNALKDMLAYKGIISVDVHGEDFPKGFKDSLDSYVKEYGGAFIATGGEDSYALGEYTNTPLEKVLPVNMDMRGKKEIPKMSIALVIDHSGSMGGGTGEVSKLTLAKEAAQKAADTLRENDEIGVIAFDQSYSWIVKGEKGSNKEVVKDKIGQIQVNGGTSIYPALKEAYEYVKKSDAKIKHIILLTDGQDGFRQYDDIISGLGENNITLSTVSVGEDADTKLLQSLAESGKGRSYHTDIYTDLPRIFAKEIFMASKAYLNNREFTPKLVNSHEILDGVISDGKIPNLLGYIGTSPKENATVVFNSDEDDPILALWQYGLGRSIAWTSDVTGRWDANYTNWNGYKKLWGNILNWSLEDYTSGESNLNISVQGNEAHIEYKSNSIKDNTKLSGIYTKSDGSQGDFNLDIKAPGVYEKNISLDESSFYSVSVREENDGKITSVKNGVIALQYSLEYKLMGDTGALDSLVEGTNGKFIKSPKEIFNGEIKKVKGGINLSLPLTILALILLMFEIAYRRLDFNITLPQFFKRIDFKKKAKKASPKKERNLVESKVEFTPKVTENSQVPKEKVKKDREKQNEKAKLNTELLLKKKKDRSNE, encoded by the coding sequence GTGTCAATTGAAGTATTAAGACCTATTTATCTAATATTAATTCCTATACTTATGATATTTATTATTTATTTAGGCAAAAGCATAATTGAAGATAAGAAAAGAAAAAGATTAATTATTATCATAAGATGTATTATTGCTATACTTTTAACTCTTTCGCTGGTAAATGTTACGGTGAATAAAATAACAAAAGACACCTCAACAATATTCTTACTAGATTTATCTCATTCCAATGAGGAGTTTAAAGAAACCGGACAAGATTTTATTAAAAAAACTCTAAAAGAAATGGGAACTAGCGACTATGCAGGAGTAGTGGTGTTTGGACAAGATGCAAAGGTTGAAAAATTTGTATCAAAGAGCAAGACAATTAACACTATAGAAAGTAAGCCAATAGCTTCAGCAACGAATATTGAAAATGCAATTAATACTGGAATATCACTTTTCCCATCAGATAAAGCAAAAAGATTTGTATTAATTACAGATGGAGAAGAGAATATAGGAAAGCTAGAAAAAACGATTCCTTCTTTAAATGAACAAAATATTGATATGAAAGTATATAAGGTGGAAAAAAGCTTCAAAAAAGAAGTTTATGTGGATAATTTAAAATTACCTGACAAAATAAATATTGGAGATGAATTTTCAATAGGAGTTGGAATTTATTCTAATATACAAACAAAAACAAAGGTATATCTATATGAGGGGAGCACATTAAAAGCTCAAAGTGAAGTTTCCATTACCAAAGGAATGAATAACTTTACCTTTAAGGACATACAAAAATCAGGAGGAGTTAAGAATTACAAGGTAGTAATTGATCCTGCTGAGGATACAGAAGTTAAAAATAATGAATATATTGGATATACAAATGTTTTAACAAAAGAAAGAATATTTATAGCTGAAGGGAAAAAAGGACAAGGAGACAATATTGCAAATATCCTATCTTCACTTGGATATTCTTACGATAGGGGAAGTGGTAAAGAGCTTCCTAATGCATTAAAGGATATGTTAGCCTATAAGGGAATTATATCAGTGGACGTTCATGGAGAGGATTTCCCAAAAGGATTTAAAGATTCACTAGATAGTTATGTTAAGGAATATGGTGGAGCATTTATTGCTACAGGAGGTGAGGACTCCTATGCATTAGGTGAGTATACCAATACTCCTTTAGAAAAAGTACTTCCTGTAAATATGGACATGAGAGGGAAAAAAGAGATACCCAAGATGAGTATTGCACTAGTAATTGATCATTCAGGAAGTATGGGAGGAGGAACTGGAGAGGTTTCTAAATTAACCTTGGCAAAAGAAGCTGCTCAAAAAGCAGCCGATACATTGAGAGAAAATGATGAAATTGGAGTAATAGCATTTGATCAAAGTTATTCTTGGATTGTTAAGGGGGAAAAAGGAAGTAATAAAGAAGTTGTTAAAGATAAGATTGGTCAGATACAGGTAAATGGAGGAACAAGTATTTATCCAGCCCTTAAAGAAGCATACGAATATGTAAAAAAATCTGATGCAAAGATAAAACATATAATTTTACTTACTGATGGTCAAGATGGTTTTAGGCAATATGATGATATTATAAGCGGTCTAGGGGAAAATAATATAACATTATCTACAGTATCTGTAGGAGAAGATGCTGATACAAAGTTATTACAATCGCTAGCAGAGTCTGGAAAAGGAAGAAGTTATCATACTGATATTTATACAGATTTGCCAAGGATATTTGCAAAAGAAATTTTTATGGCTTCAAAAGCATACCTAAATAATAGGGAATTCACACCTAAGCTTGTAAATTCACATGAGATTTTAGATGGAGTTATAAGCGACGGGAAGATTCCTAATCTGCTAGGATACATTGGTACCTCACCAAAGGAGAATGCTACAGTAGTTTTTAATTCTGATGAGGATGATCCTATATTAGCACTTTGGCAATATGGTCTTGGAAGAAGTATTGCCTGGACTTCAGATGTAACAGGAAGATGGGATGCTAATTATACTAATTGGAACGGATATAAGAAGCTATGGGGAAATATCTTAAATTGGTCATTAGAGGATTACACTAGCGGGGAAAGTAACTTAAATATTTCTGTGCAAGGAAATGAAGCTCATATCGAGTATAAATCAAATTCCATTAAGGATAATACTAAATTAAGTGGAATATATACTAAAAGTGATGGTTCACAAGGGGATTTCAACTTAGATATTAAAGCACCAGGAGTCTATGAGAAGAATATTTCACTAGATGAGAGCAGCTTTTATTCAGTAAGTGTTAGAGAAGAAAACGACGGTAAGATTACATCAGTAAAAAATGGAGTAATAGCCTTACAATATTCATTAGAGTATAAGCTTATGGGAGATACAGGAGCATTAGATTCTCTTGTAGAAGGTACAAATGGTAAGTTTATTAAATCACCTAAGGAAATATTTAATGGCGAAATAAAGAAGGTTAAAGGTGGAATAAATCTTTCTTTGCCTCTTACAATACTAGCATTAATATTATTAATGTTTGAAATAGCTTATAGAAGATTAGATTTTAATATAACTTTACCTCAATTCTTTAAAAGAATTGATTTTAAGAAAAAAGCAAAAAAAGCTTCACCAAAGAAAGAGAGAAACTTAGTAGAAAGTAAAGTAGAATTTACCCCTAAGGTTACAGAGAATAGTCAAGTTCCAAAAGAAAAAGTTAAAAAAGATAGAGAAAAGCAAAATGAAAAGGCAAAACTAAATACTGAATTATTATTAAAGAAAAAGAAAGATAGAAGTAATGAATAA